Part of the Catalinimonas alkaloidigena genome is shown below.
TGCTGGGAATGCATGGAAATTATGCCCCTAATAAGCTTACTAATAAAGCCGATGTGATTATAGCAGTGGGTATGCGCTTTGACGATAGGGTAACCGGTAACCTGGATACTTATGCTAAACAAGCCAAAGTAATCCATATTGATATTGATCATGCTGAGATGGGCAAAAATGTGATTCCGACTGTAGCTATGATTGCCGATGCTAAAGAAGCTTTACAGGCATTAATACCTGCTGTGAACGAGAACAAGCATGAAAGCTGGCATCAGGAATTCAAGAAGCTTTATGATGAAGAGTACGAAAAAGTCATTGAAAAGGACTTTACTGCTCATGATGAGCTGATAAAAATGGGTGAAGTGATTCGCAGGCTTTCTGAAAAAACCAAGGGTGAGGCGGTTGTAGTGGCAGACGTTGGTCAGCACCAGATGTCCGCTGCTCGCTATTCCAAGTTCCGTAAAACGGATAGCTGGCTCACTTCCGGTGGTTTGGGAACGATGGGTTATGCTCTCCCTGCTTCTTTTGGTGCTAAAATGGGTGCCCCCGACCGTGAGGTAGTCGCTGTTATTGGTGATGGCTGTTTCCAGATGACTATCCAAGAGCTAGGCACAATCGCGCAGAGTGGTTTGCCTGTCAAAATAATTGTACTTAATAACAATTATCTGGGCATGGTAAGACAGTGGCAGCAGTTGTTTTTTGACACTCGCTACTCATTTGTGGAGCTTTCAAATCCTGACTTCATCACCATTGCCAAAGGCTTTGGTATCAAAGGACATCGCTGTATGCATGCAGATGATTTGGACAGCTCTTTAGATACACTCATCAACTCAACGGAGGCATATCTCTTAGAGATTTCTGTGGAAAAAGAAGCTAATGTATTCCCAATGATGCCATCAGGCATGGGTGTAGATGACATTCGTCTTGATTAAGTCAAGCTGTTTATTGATTCAAAGCATTTAATATAATATGAAAAGGCGTTACACAATCATCGTTTTTACTGAGAATAACTTCGGTTTGTTGAATAGAATTACCATCATATTCTCACGTAGAAGAATCAACATTGAAAGCCTGACCGTCTCAGAAACTGAGCGCAAAGGTATATCACGCTTTACGATCGTGATTGACTATGATGAAACTAAAATCAGAAAACTGATTCAACAGATCCGAAAAATCATTGGGGTACTTGTCGTATTTGAGAACGAAGATGATCAGGTGTTTTTTGGTCAGATTGCCTATTTCAAAGTAATTACATCTTCCTTTGAAGAAAGAGAAAAAGTGATGGAAATAGCTCACCGGCATCAGGCAAAGATCGCTTTTTCTTCTGACGATTATATTGTCATAGAGAAAAGTGGAAAGGAAGAAGATATTTCTACAACTTTACACTTATTAGAGCCTCATGGCGTAGTTGAATACTGTAAATCAGGTAGGATAGCGATCGTTAAAGACCAACATCGTTTTAGCAAGTATGCAAAAAATATGGACCCGGAAGGTTGGTATTCTGATGAGGAGTTTCATGAACTTCAATCCAACGGTAGACATTCATTTTAATCATTCAATACAACCAAAATCAAATTAAAAAATGGCAAAAATCAATTTCGGTGGCGTAGAAGAGGAAGTGGTAACCAGAGAAGAGTTTCCTCTGGAAAAAGCCAGAGAAGTACTCAAGAACGAAACCATCGCGGTACTTGGATATGGCGTTCAGGGACCTGGCCAGGCACTTAACCTTAAAGATAACGGATTCAATGTAATCGTAGGACAGAGAAAAGATTCTAAAACCTGGGATAAAGCTGTAGCTGACGGATGGGTACCGGGAGAAACTTTGTTTGAGTTAGATGAAGCTTGTGAGAAAGGGACTATCCTTCAGTACTTGCTTTCTGACGCTGGTCAAATTGCGCTTTGGCCTAAAGTAAAGTCATACCTGAAACCTGGCAAAACCCTTTACTTCTCTCATGGTTTTGGGGTTACTTACAAAGATCAGACGGGCATTGAGCCTCCTTCAGATGTTGATGTTATTCTGGTTGCTCCTAAAGGATCAGGCACCAGCTTAAGAAGACTATTTCTGGCAGGCAAGGGCCTGAACTCTAGTTTTGCTGTCCACCAGGATGCTTCTGGCAAAGCACGTGAAAAAGTAATCGCTTTAGGAATTGGCGTAGGTTCAGGCTACCTTTTTGAAACTAACTTTCAAAAAGAAGTATATAGTGACCTGACCGGCGAAAGAGGCAGTTTGATGGGGGCTATTCAGGGACTTTTCGCTGCTCAATATGATCTACTTAGAAAAAGAGGCCATTCTCCTTCTGAGGCTTTCAACGAGACGGTGGAAGAAGCCACTGAATCATTATATCCACTAATCGCTGAAAATGGGATGGACTGGATGTATGCCAACTGCTCTACTACTGCTCAAAGAGGCGCTTTAGACTGGTGGAAAAAATTCAGGGATGCAGTAGCGCCAGTATTTGAAGACTTGTACGACAGTGTGGCAAGTGGTAATGAAGCTAAAATCACTATAGAAGCAAATTCTAAATCTGACTATCGTCCTAAATTAGAAAAAGAGCTAGATGAGTTAAGAGAGTCTGAAATGTGGAAAGCCGGTGCACAAGTGAGAAAGCTTCGTCCGAAAGAATAAAATTTATGAAAGATACAGTTGAGTCCGATAAGAAACTGATACCAGTTGAAAATATCATCAACGCAGCACAAAGAATAAAAGGGGTAGCTTATCATACCCCTTTTATGCATAGTATCAATCTGTCTGACAAATATCAGGCAAATATATACCTTAAAAGAGAGGACCTGCAGGTAGTAAGATCGTATAAACTACGCGGTGCTTATA
Proteins encoded:
- the ilvN gene encoding acetolactate synthase small subunit, with amino-acid sequence MKRRYTIIVFTENNFGLLNRITIIFSRRRINIESLTVSETERKGISRFTIVIDYDETKIRKLIQQIRKIIGVLVVFENEDDQVFFGQIAYFKVITSSFEEREKVMEIAHRHQAKIAFSSDDYIVIEKSGKEEDISTTLHLLEPHGVVEYCKSGRIAIVKDQHRFSKYAKNMDPEGWYSDEEFHELQSNGRHSF
- the ilvC gene encoding ketol-acid reductoisomerase, whose product is MAKINFGGVEEEVVTREEFPLEKAREVLKNETIAVLGYGVQGPGQALNLKDNGFNVIVGQRKDSKTWDKAVADGWVPGETLFELDEACEKGTILQYLLSDAGQIALWPKVKSYLKPGKTLYFSHGFGVTYKDQTGIEPPSDVDVILVAPKGSGTSLRRLFLAGKGLNSSFAVHQDASGKAREKVIALGIGVGSGYLFETNFQKEVYSDLTGERGSLMGAIQGLFAAQYDLLRKRGHSPSEAFNETVEEATESLYPLIAENGMDWMYANCSTTAQRGALDWWKKFRDAVAPVFEDLYDSVASGNEAKITIEANSKSDYRPKLEKELDELRESEMWKAGAQVRKLRPKE
- the ilvB gene encoding biosynthetic-type acetolactate synthase large subunit, which translates into the protein MSIATENAQQLAVKGNKPKHEKTDKIVSGSEAVILSLIEEGVDTIFGYPGGAIMPIYDALFHYRHALNHILVRHEQGATHAAEGYAQMAGKPGVCFATSGPGATNLVTGIADAMLDSVPIVCITGQVPEKFLGTDAFQETDVMSLAMPITKWCYQIADADEIPYILAKAFYIARSGRPGPVLIDITKCAQFDSMTKPFRYEKRKQIKGYKPACKPREKDITKAVELLNQAKRPFLFVGHGVLLSKAENELLKFIEKTDIPVASTLLGLSAFPSDHPNYKGMLGMHGNYAPNKLTNKADVIIAVGMRFDDRVTGNLDTYAKQAKVIHIDIDHAEMGKNVIPTVAMIADAKEALQALIPAVNENKHESWHQEFKKLYDEEYEKVIEKDFTAHDELIKMGEVIRRLSEKTKGEAVVVADVGQHQMSAARYSKFRKTDSWLTSGGLGTMGYALPASFGAKMGAPDREVVAVIGDGCFQMTIQELGTIAQSGLPVKIIVLNNNYLGMVRQWQQLFFDTRYSFVELSNPDFITIAKGFGIKGHRCMHADDLDSSLDTLINSTEAYLLEISVEKEANVFPMMPSGMGVDDIRLD